One Mesorhizobium loti genomic window carries:
- a CDS encoding Nitrile hydratase beta subunit protein, whose translation MRAPIGHYRVPIYLRGKHGAVEAVIEPAAVDNEEEGFGRNAGSKRHYYRVAIPMAEIWADYAGSPQDGLRIEIFETWLERI comes from the coding sequence ATGCGCGCTCCGATCGGCCACTACCGCGTGCCTATCTATCTGCGTGGCAAGCATGGGGCGGTCGAAGCCGTGATCGAACCGGCCGCAGTCGACAATGAGGAAGAGGGCTTTGGCCGCAACGCCGGGTCAAAGCGGCATTATTACCGCGTGGCGATACCTATGGCCGAGATCTGGGCAGACTATGCCGGCTCGCCGCAAGACGGGCTGCGCATCGAAATCTTCGAGACATGGCTGGAAAGGATATGA
- a CDS encoding cyclase: MSFAHRNSLTRRGFCMCCIGAAASASGWLLPRQAYAEARGLVSLIKDSAATSPITVHTLRNNVSVLEGSGGNVAVLTGRDGKVLVDAGISVSRPQIIKTLEAISADPVTHLINTHWHFDHADGNSWLGPAGAKIIAHDNTLKYLAQVQRVEEWDYNFLPLAANALPTDVLTDSRDFKLNGQSIALKHYGSAHTNSDISVTFGEADILHVADTFWNGIYPFIDYSTGGSIDGMIAASDANLAATTDKTIIIPGHGQPVSNRAELQAFRDMLVGIRDNVAKLKREGRTRDETVAAKPTAVFDAIWGNFVIDPAFFTRLVYEGV, translated from the coding sequence ATGTCGTTCGCTCACCGGAATTCCCTTACCCGCCGCGGCTTCTGCATGTGCTGCATCGGAGCCGCTGCGTCTGCCAGCGGGTGGCTTTTGCCCCGGCAGGCCTATGCGGAGGCCAGGGGCCTTGTCAGCTTGATCAAAGACAGCGCCGCCACGTCGCCCATCACGGTCCACACGCTGCGCAACAATGTCAGCGTGCTGGAGGGGTCTGGCGGTAACGTGGCCGTGCTGACCGGGCGGGATGGCAAGGTGCTGGTCGATGCGGGGATCAGCGTATCGCGGCCGCAGATAATCAAGACGCTGGAAGCCATATCCGCTGATCCTGTGACGCACCTGATTAACACCCATTGGCATTTCGACCACGCCGACGGCAATTCCTGGCTGGGTCCGGCGGGTGCAAAAATCATAGCGCACGACAACACCCTGAAATATCTCGCGCAGGTACAGCGCGTGGAGGAATGGGACTACAATTTCCTGCCGCTGGCCGCTAACGCCCTTCCGACCGACGTGCTGACAGACAGTCGCGATTTCAAGCTCAATGGCCAGTCCATCGCGCTCAAGCACTATGGTTCTGCTCATACTAACAGCGACATCTCCGTCACTTTTGGAGAAGCGGATATCCTGCATGTCGCGGACACGTTCTGGAACGGCATCTACCCCTTCATCGACTACTCGACCGGTGGCAGCATCGACGGGATGATCGCCGCCTCGGATGCCAATCTCGCGGCGACGACCGACAAGACGATCATTATTCCCGGCCACGGCCAACCGGTCAGCAACCGCGCCGAGTTGCAGGCTTTCCGCGACATGCTGGTCGGGATCAGGGACAACGTCGCCAAACTCAAGCGCGAAGGTCGCACGCGCGACGAGACCGTTGCGGCGAAGCCTACGGCCGTCTTCGACGCCATATGGGGCAATTTCGTCATCGACCCGGCCTTCTTTACTCGGCTGGTCTACGAGGGCGTGTGA
- a CDS encoding CyaF4 adenylate cyclase, whose translation MDRKLAAILAADVVGYSALMEQDEQGTFERLKAGRKELFEPEISSHHGYIFKLMGDGLLAEFSSVVDAVECAMALQKGLVERNAAVPEGQRFQMRIGINLGEVIVEGDDRYGEGVNIAARLEQIAEPGGVYVSGKVAKEVEKKLAFAFEAIGEQRVKNIAEPVPVYRVNLNGQPRRHLLKARRLRNKWLMPEGLAVVVAVTAAAVLGTQHWWKPSGAAFDEASIAVLPFDNLGDDPKWERIADGISEDIISELSQADHVLVIARHSTDAYRATSADVRQVGADLGVRFVLEGSLQAIGDRVRIRAQLVDAVTGADLWSERYDRPDEDIFEVQSDVTAKIANTLGSQVGVIRKSQFKLAQHKPPNSLTAYDTYLMADAVALTPVGGVTKDGLIEGERLFRKAIELDPQMARAYVGLAYVYSLMYGYGFADSPQQALLKQLEAARKAVELDPNNNEAHGALGQALNWNGEWAQALVEFDRAEALAPNDADTLALIATNIAASQSARAVRLSERAILLNPHYPNWYNYGLYWGYFFQEQFDKSLNYAKLVTGPSINEKSFLAMLYGYLNQPEEAKKAAAMVLKDDPDWTAEKFLTKWFVGGEHETELVAEGARKAGLRACATRAELKENPNMIHVKSCDKERQKAGSG comes from the coding sequence ATGGACCGGAAGCTTGCTGCCATTCTTGCCGCGGACGTGGTCGGCTACTCCGCTTTGATGGAGCAGGACGAACAGGGCACGTTCGAGCGTCTCAAGGCCGGCCGCAAGGAACTATTCGAGCCCGAAATCTCCAGTCATCATGGTTATATATTCAAGCTCATGGGCGATGGTCTGCTGGCTGAGTTCTCCAGCGTCGTAGACGCCGTCGAATGCGCCATGGCGCTGCAAAAAGGCCTCGTGGAGCGCAACGCGGCCGTTCCCGAGGGGCAGCGCTTCCAAATGCGTATCGGCATCAATCTCGGCGAGGTGATCGTCGAGGGCGACGACCGCTATGGCGAAGGTGTCAACATAGCCGCGCGTCTGGAGCAAATCGCGGAGCCCGGTGGCGTCTACGTGTCCGGCAAGGTGGCCAAGGAGGTAGAGAAGAAGCTTGCGTTTGCCTTCGAGGCCATCGGCGAGCAGCGCGTGAAGAACATCGCCGAGCCTGTGCCGGTCTACCGGGTGAATCTGAACGGGCAGCCTCGACGCCACCTGCTCAAAGCTCGTCGCTTGCGCAACAAATGGCTGATGCCGGAAGGGTTGGCTGTTGTTGTGGCGGTCACAGCCGCCGCCGTTCTTGGCACCCAGCACTGGTGGAAACCATCGGGCGCGGCTTTCGATGAAGCGTCGATTGCCGTTTTGCCGTTCGACAATCTCGGCGATGACCCCAAATGGGAACGGATCGCTGACGGGATATCAGAGGACATCATCTCTGAGCTGTCCCAAGCGGACCATGTTCTTGTCATCGCACGCCACTCGACCGACGCTTACAGGGCCACGTCAGCGGACGTTCGCCAGGTCGGTGCGGATCTGGGGGTGAGGTTTGTTCTAGAGGGCAGCCTGCAGGCGATCGGCGATCGCGTTCGCATCAGGGCGCAGCTTGTTGACGCTGTCACAGGCGCCGACCTTTGGTCCGAGCGCTACGATCGGCCGGACGAAGATATCTTTGAGGTGCAGAGCGACGTCACTGCGAAGATCGCAAATACCTTGGGGTCCCAGGTCGGCGTCATTCGCAAATCGCAGTTTAAACTCGCCCAGCACAAGCCGCCCAACAGTCTGACGGCTTATGACACCTATTTGATGGCCGATGCGGTGGCCTTAACCCCTGTAGGAGGCGTCACGAAAGATGGGTTGATCGAAGGAGAGAGGCTGTTCCGCAAGGCCATCGAACTCGATCCACAGATGGCGCGGGCCTACGTCGGCTTGGCCTATGTGTACAGTCTCATGTACGGCTATGGCTTTGCTGACTCGCCCCAGCAGGCACTGTTAAAGCAGCTTGAGGCTGCCCGAAAAGCAGTGGAGCTCGATCCCAACAACAATGAGGCCCATGGCGCTCTCGGCCAGGCTCTCAACTGGAATGGTGAGTGGGCGCAAGCGCTTGTCGAGTTCGACAGAGCAGAAGCCCTTGCGCCAAACGATGCAGACACTCTTGCGCTAATTGCCACGAACATTGCTGCCAGCCAGTCCGCGCGGGCGGTCCGTCTCTCCGAGAGAGCGATTTTGCTAAATCCTCACTACCCGAATTGGTATAATTACGGTCTTTACTGGGGATACTTTTTTCAGGAGCAGTTCGATAAATCGCTTAATTATGCGAAACTTGTGACAGGCCCTTCGATAAACGAGAAATCCTTTCTTGCCATGCTGTATGGCTACCTGAACCAGCCGGAAGAGGCGAAGAAAGCTGCGGCCATGGTGTTGAAAGATGACCCCGACTGGACTGCGGAGAAATTTCTCACCAAGTGGTTTGTCGGCGGGGAGCACGAGACCGAGCTTGTTGCAGAAGGCGCAAGAAAGGCTGGACTCCGAGCCTGCGCCACACGGGCGGAGCTGAAAGAAAACCCCAATATGATCCACGTGAAATCATGCGACAAAGAGCGACAGAAGGCGGGATCGGGTTGA
- a CDS encoding short-chain dehydrogenase/reductase SDR produces MGKLDGKVAVITGATSGIGLAMAKRFSMEGARVFMTGRRKKELDSAVLAVGNGARGIQGDVADMADLDRLYAIVRDDAGTIDVLVANAGGGEFAALGAITEEHFDNTFRTNVKGTLFTVQKALPLLKDDASIILVGSTTGTTGTPNFSVYSASKAAIRNFARSWILDLAGRAIRVNVLSPGSTLTPGLSDLAPAGAARDRMFGSLKAATPLGRLADPDETAGAALFLASSDSSFVTGTELFVDGGAAQI; encoded by the coding sequence GTGGGCAAACTCGACGGAAAGGTTGCCGTTATTACCGGCGCGACGAGCGGCATCGGCCTGGCGATGGCCAAGCGATTTTCCATGGAGGGCGCCCGGGTTTTTATGACGGGCCGCCGGAAGAAGGAACTCGACAGCGCGGTGCTCGCAGTCGGCAATGGTGCGCGCGGCATCCAGGGTGATGTAGCCGACATGGCAGATCTCGACCGCCTCTATGCGATCGTCCGAGACGATGCCGGAACGATTGACGTACTCGTCGCCAATGCCGGCGGCGGCGAGTTCGCCGCATTGGGCGCGATCACCGAAGAGCATTTCGACAACACCTTCCGGACCAACGTCAAGGGAACGCTCTTCACTGTTCAGAAGGCGCTGCCGTTGTTGAAGGACGATGCCTCGATCATCCTCGTCGGATCGACCACCGGAACAACGGGGACACCCAATTTCAGCGTCTACAGCGCCAGTAAAGCCGCGATCCGCAACTTCGCGCGAAGCTGGATCCTCGATCTCGCCGGCCGGGCCATTCGAGTGAACGTCCTTTCTCCTGGCTCCACCCTCACGCCCGGCCTTTCGGACCTCGCCCCGGCCGGGGCGGCGAGGGACCGGATGTTCGGCTCCCTAAAGGCGGCGACGCCGTTGGGTCGGCTTGCCGACCCGGACGAAACTGCGGGCGCGGCACTGTTCCTGGCTTCAAGTGACAGCAGCTTCGTGACCGGGACCGAGTTGTTCGTCGATGGCGGGGCGGCCCAAATCTAG
- a CDS encoding HxlR family transcriptional regulator yields MTRRPYGLLCPISRACEFLEPRWTIQILTELWNGSTRFNDIRKGVGNISSALLSRRLKEMEALGLVERIEDEASGTIAYLRT; encoded by the coding sequence ATGACGCGACGGCCTTACGGATTGCTCTGCCCGATCTCGCGCGCCTGCGAGTTCCTGGAGCCGCGCTGGACGATCCAAATCCTGACAGAGCTTTGGAACGGCTCGACCCGCTTCAACGACATTCGCAAGGGCGTAGGCAACATCTCGTCCGCCCTCTTGTCGAGGCGGCTCAAGGAGATGGAAGCGTTGGGCCTAGTCGAGCGCATCGAGGACGAGGCGTCGGGCACCATCGCCTATTTGCGCACCTAG
- a CDS encoding Metallo-beta-lactamase superfamily protein, giving the protein MDLDRFTRRQVLGTAGGLAVSTLMPKAALAAPAYTFSHGEFEITVLSDGFISVPGEILVPDVPAEERAAILDRIDAPGGVVRAKTNIPLLRKGNDLILVDIGGGHKYQPSDGHLAEDLQNAGIDPTAITKVVFTHAHPDHIWATLVEGGGLRYPNASYHVGASEWNFWMDPDYLTNMPDALHEFAKGAQRDLNAIKDRVVMLKPGDDVITGMSVLDSAGHTPGHLSFELAGAEGMVITADVANNQIVSFEHPDWKFGYDTLPELAISNRFKLLDRAATDKVKLLGYHWEYPGVGYANRTGNAFRFVDAS; this is encoded by the coding sequence ATGGACCTCGATCGCTTTACTCGCCGGCAGGTGCTGGGAACCGCTGGCGGGCTGGCAGTATCGACTCTCATGCCGAAAGCGGCACTCGCGGCGCCGGCCTACACCTTCTCGCATGGTGAGTTTGAGATAACCGTGCTCAGCGACGGGTTTATCTCCGTTCCTGGCGAAATCCTGGTGCCCGACGTTCCGGCGGAGGAGCGAGCCGCCATCCTCGATCGCATCGACGCTCCCGGCGGCGTGGTTCGTGCTAAGACGAATATCCCGCTGCTGCGCAAGGGAAACGATCTCATCCTCGTCGATATCGGCGGGGGCCACAAATATCAACCGAGCGATGGCCACCTCGCGGAGGACCTGCAGAACGCAGGGATAGATCCTACCGCTATTACGAAGGTGGTCTTCACCCATGCGCATCCGGACCACATTTGGGCAACGTTGGTGGAAGGTGGCGGCCTGCGATATCCGAACGCCAGCTACCATGTCGGCGCATCAGAATGGAATTTCTGGATGGATCCGGATTATCTGACCAACATGCCCGATGCCCTGCATGAGTTCGCAAAGGGGGCGCAGCGGGACCTCAATGCGATCAAAGACCGTGTGGTGATGCTGAAGCCCGGTGACGACGTTATTACGGGGATGAGCGTGCTTGACTCGGCTGGCCACACGCCGGGTCACCTGTCATTCGAACTAGCAGGCGCCGAGGGAATGGTTATCACGGCGGACGTGGCCAACAACCAGATCGTCTCGTTCGAACATCCGGATTGGAAGTTCGGCTATGACACACTTCCGGAATTAGCGATCAGCAACCGGTTCAAGCTGCTCGACCGTGCCGCGACCGACAAGGTGAAGCTGCTTGGCTACCATTGGGAGTACCCCGGGGTCGGCTATGCAAACCGCACCGGAAACGCGTTCCGTTTCGTGGACGCCAGCTAG
- a CDS encoding Transposase codes for MRGNRYPRQLLVVGAMAVIRYAERNGTSRPWLVQLMARRTTKVAAVALANKTARMVWALMTSGERYREPVIA; via the coding sequence ATGCGCGGCAATCGCTACCCGCGACAATTGCTCGTAGTCGGCGCAATGGCGGTCATCCGCTATGCCGAACGGAACGGGACCAGCAGGCCATGGCTCGTGCAGTTGATGGCGCGACGAACAACCAAGGTTGCGGCGGTTGCGCTGGCCAACAAGACCGCCCGCATGGTCTGGGCATTGATGACAAGCGGCGAGCGCTACAGGGAGCCAGTCATCGCATAG
- a CDS encoding HxlR family transcriptional regulator: MNALAEWAQCNIEAEVALADVDVSTLMWLVRRKIDLAELPRRRAVIRFHFRDDPPPKYPHYWLVVEPGANVPELCSADPRRDVDLYVETGIVSLGAILEGRSSIEREKERGGLFLSGDPGLARSMDRWLRTSVYAALEGIIPLS, from the coding sequence ATGAACGCGCTGGCGGAATGGGCGCAATGCAACATCGAGGCGGAGGTCGCGCTCGCCGACGTGGATGTTTCCACTCTGATGTGGTTGGTGCGGCGAAAGATCGACCTCGCTGAGCTGCCGAGGCGGCGTGCCGTCATCCGCTTCCATTTCCGGGACGATCCCCCGCCGAAGTACCCTCATTACTGGCTTGTGGTCGAGCCGGGCGCCAATGTGCCCGAGCTATGCTCAGCCGACCCGCGGCGGGACGTCGACCTTTACGTCGAGACCGGCATTGTTTCGCTGGGGGCCATCCTGGAGGGCCGCTCAAGCATCGAGCGCGAGAAAGAAAGGGGCGGCCTTTTCCTAAGCGGCGACCCCGGCCTTGCCCGCAGCATGGACCGTTGGCTGCGAACCTCGGTCTATGCAGCACTCGAAGGAATCATCCCGCTTTCTTGA
- a CDS encoding nitrile hydratase has translation MADPGQDHHDDHAEITQDEAPGYFDIMETAVRELLIERKLIRADEIRRQIEVIDSRTPALGAKVVARAWVDPAFKARLLENGRTACEELGISFYDDTELIVLENTPDVHNLIVCTLCSCYPRPVLGLPPDWYKLKPYRARAVSEPRAVLAEFGTEIPDDVEVRVSDSTAIVRYLVLPMRPDGTDDYDEQQLADLVTRDAMIGVVPVRLDLEVAP, from the coding sequence ATGGCTGACCCCGGTCAGGACCACCATGACGATCACGCCGAAATCACGCAGGACGAAGCGCCGGGCTATTTCGACATCATGGAAACGGCCGTCCGCGAGCTTCTGATTGAGCGCAAGCTGATCCGCGCCGACGAGATCCGCCGGCAGATTGAAGTCATCGACTCGCGCACCCCCGCTCTCGGCGCAAAGGTCGTCGCGCGAGCCTGGGTCGACCCGGCGTTCAAGGCCCGCTTGCTGGAGAACGGCCGCACTGCATGCGAGGAGCTCGGCATCAGCTTCTACGACGACACAGAACTCATTGTGCTGGAAAACACACCGGACGTTCACAACCTGATCGTCTGCACATTGTGCTCCTGCTACCCTCGGCCGGTCTTGGGGCTTCCGCCGGACTGGTACAAGCTGAAGCCGTACAGGGCACGCGCCGTCTCCGAGCCTCGCGCCGTCCTTGCAGAGTTTGGCACCGAAATTCCTGACGACGTCGAGGTCCGCGTCAGCGATTCGACGGCGATAGTGCGCTACCTGGTGCTGCCGATGCGTCCGGATGGCACCGATGACTATGATGAGCAGCAGCTGGCCGATCTCGTCACGCGTGATGCCATGATAGGAGTGGTTCCCGTCAGATTAGATCTTGAGGTTGCACCATGA
- a CDS encoding Assembly protein → MGLPKSESRSAHIHADLFGCGEVVDAGQNCYSIRHRGLNEAIYARFARAASLLKLPTLDLIHLQGKFGRGEDAFPEEDVGESNDPAVIVA, encoded by the coding sequence TTGGGGTTGCCTAAATCAGAAAGTCGGTCGGCTCACATCCATGCCGACTTGTTTGGCTGTGGCGAAGTGGTCGATGCCGGCCAGAATTGCTATTCCATTCGCCACCGCGGCCTCAACGAGGCGATCTATGCTCGCTTTGCACGCGCCGCTTCTCTCTTGAAGCTACCGACCCTTGACCTCATCCATCTTCAGGGCAAGTTCGGCCGGGGTGAGGATGCCTTTCCGGAAGAGGATGTTGGCGAAAGCAACGATCCAGCGGTCATAGTAGCTTAG
- a CDS encoding alcohol dehydrogenase, which translates to MEEDAPHPASGELRVRTIAAGVSFAELLMREGIHPEKTTLPFTPGWDIVGIVDEAGDGASHAMVGRMVAALPIHGGYAQLICLPEDELTPVPPGVDPAEAVSLVLNYVTAYQMMYRLGHASAGQRVLIHGAAGGVGTALLQLGRLAGLEMYGTASLAAHQTVSDLGATPIDYERTDFVKEIHRLTNDGVDVVFDGVGEANVWRSFRTLRPGGRVIAYGFTSFLQKGQLAGGLRYRLRGILRPAWYAVRAFVSPGRRRILPYSIQYLKRWRPAWFREDLGALLELLRDGKIKPIVAERIPLTEARRAQELLGQGGVKGKIVLICNSLAPRQGIAEQEQSL; encoded by the coding sequence GTGGAGGAAGACGCGCCCCATCCGGCATCAGGTGAGTTGCGGGTGCGAACAATCGCCGCCGGTGTCTCCTTCGCAGAGCTATTGATGCGGGAGGGGATTCATCCGGAAAAGACGACCCTGCCATTTACGCCAGGATGGGATATTGTAGGCATCGTGGACGAGGCCGGAGACGGAGCGTCCCATGCGATGGTTGGCAGAATGGTTGCCGCGTTGCCCATTCATGGTGGCTACGCCCAGTTGATCTGCCTGCCGGAAGATGAACTCACTCCGGTCCCACCTGGTGTTGATCCCGCCGAGGCAGTTAGCCTCGTACTGAACTACGTTACGGCCTATCAGATGATGTATCGCCTTGGGCATGCCTCAGCGGGACAACGGGTCCTTATTCATGGCGCGGCCGGTGGAGTGGGCACGGCTCTGCTGCAACTTGGCCGCCTGGCAGGCTTGGAGATGTATGGGACTGCATCTCTTGCGGCTCATCAAACCGTGTCAGATCTCGGCGCTACGCCGATCGACTACGAGCGGACCGACTTCGTCAAAGAGATCCATCGCCTGACAAACGACGGCGTGGACGTCGTCTTCGACGGGGTCGGCGAAGCCAATGTCTGGCGTTCGTTTCGGACTCTGAGGCCTGGCGGTCGCGTCATAGCCTATGGCTTCACCTCATTTCTGCAGAAGGGCCAACTGGCAGGCGGCTTACGTTATCGTCTTCGCGGGATATTGCGACCTGCGTGGTACGCGGTCCGCGCTTTCGTTTCACCAGGCCGACGACGCATCCTCCCTTACAGCATACAATATTTGAAACGGTGGAGGCCCGCCTGGTTCCGCGAAGATCTCGGCGCCTTACTCGAGCTGCTTCGCGATGGGAAGATCAAGCCGATCGTTGCCGAGCGGATTCCTTTGACCGAGGCTCGTCGCGCCCAGGAACTGCTCGGTCAGGGAGGCGTCAAGGGCAAGATCGTGCTGATCTGCAATTCGCTGGCACCCCGACAAGGTATTGCTGAGCAAGAGCAGAGCCTTTAA